The DNA sequence CTCGTCGCGGTGCCGCAACATCGAGTCAACGATGGACGCCTTTTCCGGAACGACGAAGTCGGACGGCACTGAAACTTCTTGCACAAGGGCCTCCTGCGGCAGGGGAGTGTCGGAGAGGCGGGTAACCGAGGCACTCGGAACCCGTCAACTGTGGGTTAGGTTACCTTTCGAACCTACTCGTCAGTAGGGCACCCTGACAGCGATTCCCCCGTGGCCGGGTTTTGTCCTGCGAATAACGGATTTGAGCTGTTCACGGCTACAGTAGGTAGTAATGACAGACAGTATTGATGGGCCCCCTGTGCGTGACGCGGCCCTTTTAAGCGAAGACACCGTAACGTTCGCCGACCTCGGGATGGATCCCCGAGTGTTGCAGGCACTCACGGACGTGGGCTACGAGACCCCCTCTCCGATCCAGGCGGCAACCATCCCGCCTCTGCTCGAAGGTCGCGACGTGGTCGGTCTGGCGCAGACCGGCACCGGCAAGACCGCCGCATTCGCCGTCCCGATCCTCTCGGGCATCGACTCCTCGGCGCGTAAGCCGAAGGCACTCATCCTGGCTCCGACGCGTGAACTCGCGCTGCAGGTGGCCGAGGCGTTCGGCCGCTACTCCGCACATCTGCCAGGTGTGAAGGTGCTCCCGATCTACGGCGGTCAGAGCTACACCGTGCAGCTGTCGGGACTTCGCCGTGGCGCGCAGATCATCGTCGGAACGCCTGGCCGTGTCATCGACCACCTCGACAAGGGCACCCTCGACATCTCCGAGTTGGACTACCTCGTCCTCGATGAGGCCGATGAGATGCTGAACATGGGTTTCGCCGAAGACGTCGAGCGCATCCTGCGCGATACGCCGGAGTCCAAGCAAGTGGCGTTGTTCTCGGCCACCATGCCCAAGACGATCGGCCGGCTGTCGCAGAAGTACCTCAAGAACCCGGTCGAGGTCACGATGAAGGCCAAGACCGGGACCGCGTCGAACATCACGCAGCGGTATCTCCAGGTCTCTCACCAGCGCAAATTGGACGCGCTGACCCGTGTCCTCGAAGTCGAGCAGTTCGACGCGATGATCGTGTTCGTACGCACCAAGCAAGCCACCGAGGACCTGGCCGAGCGGCTGCGGTCGCGTGGGTTCTCGGCAGCTGCCATCAACGGCGACATCGCCCAGGCGCAGCGTGAGCGCACCATCGCGCAGCTGAAGAACGGGCAGGTCGACATCCTCGTGGCCACCGACGTGGCTGCGCGCGGTCTCGACGTCGACCGGATCTCGCACGTCCTGAACTACGACATCCCGCACGACACCGAGGCGTACGTGCACCGGATCGGGCGCACCGGCCGGGCGGGTCGATCGGGCACTGCACTGTTGTTCGTCTCACCCCGTGAGCGGCATCTGCTCCGGGCCATCGAGAAGGCCACCCGTCAGCCACTCGACGAGATCGGGTTGCCCAGCGTCGACGATGTCAACGCACAGCGGGTCACCAAGTTCGCCGAATCGATCACCCAGAATCTGAGTTCGGACAACCTCGACCTCTTCCGCAAGCTGATCGAGGACTACGCCCGCGAGAACGACGTGACGATGGCCGACATCGCTGCG is a window from the Williamsia sp. DF01-3 genome containing:
- a CDS encoding DEAD/DEAH box helicase; translation: MTDSIDGPPVRDAALLSEDTVTFADLGMDPRVLQALTDVGYETPSPIQAATIPPLLEGRDVVGLAQTGTGKTAAFAVPILSGIDSSARKPKALILAPTRELALQVAEAFGRYSAHLPGVKVLPIYGGQSYTVQLSGLRRGAQIIVGTPGRVIDHLDKGTLDISELDYLVLDEADEMLNMGFAEDVERILRDTPESKQVALFSATMPKTIGRLSQKYLKNPVEVTMKAKTGTASNITQRYLQVSHQRKLDALTRVLEVEQFDAMIVFVRTKQATEDLAERLRSRGFSAAAINGDIAQAQRERTIAQLKNGQVDILVATDVAARGLDVDRISHVLNYDIPHDTEAYVHRIGRTGRAGRSGTALLFVSPRERHLLRAIEKATRQPLDEIGLPSVDDVNAQRVTKFAESITQNLSSDNLDLFRKLIEDYARENDVTMADIAAALALETRDGGFLMSPDPPAGERKERDRKERSERSGRGGDVEFATYRLAVGRQNNVTPGAIVGAIANEGGLSRGDFGHISIRNDHSLVELPRNLDRETLTRLRGTRISGVPIGIKKTTAHHVSNVLPRPPRVAAVGSRSAVTVADRRRSPAALGPDTR